The Sediminispirochaeta bajacaliforniensis DSM 16054 genome contains a region encoding:
- the rimO gene encoding 30S ribosomal protein S12 methylthiotransferase RimO: MTHKRYYIEKLGCAKNQVDAEIIAARLDDAGLQYVEDAGAADLIIINSCGFIEVARQEAVNVALSARADYPKARILFAGCMAQRYGARLLEEMTEIDGVFGNYAVDDITDILEPLFEDKRPVLLPEEAKLSCNRNRLFSFPGSSYLRISEGCNHFCSYCAIPLIRGSLRSVPMEQIVEEAARLIRNGVKEINLVAQDLAAYGTDQGTASLFPELLRRLSSLEGEFWLRMLYIHPDHFPKEIFPILRADSRILPYFDIPLQHAHPKILSSMGRRGDAAGYLALIREIRSALPDATIRSTFLLGYPGEGRKEVAALESFIAEARLDWAGFFLFSREEGTRAAFLRGPLMHRLAMPAAERRLRRFQELQESISMERAASRVGIETKVLIEEPVKEEDVALGRAWFQAPEVDGATVVSAPDLKAGDWMTCRIVRSNGFDLEAVCV, translated from the coding sequence ATGACGCATAAACGCTACTATATAGAAAAACTCGGCTGTGCCAAGAACCAGGTTGATGCCGAAATAATCGCCGCAAGGCTTGACGATGCAGGCTTGCAATACGTAGAGGATGCCGGAGCGGCAGATCTCATCATCATAAATAGCTGCGGTTTTATCGAAGTTGCACGGCAGGAGGCGGTTAATGTAGCCCTTTCCGCCCGGGCCGACTATCCGAAGGCTCGAATTCTTTTTGCCGGTTGTATGGCGCAGCGTTATGGGGCCCGACTCCTTGAAGAGATGACCGAGATCGATGGGGTTTTCGGGAATTACGCCGTCGATGACATCACGGATATTCTTGAACCGCTTTTTGAGGATAAACGGCCGGTACTCTTGCCTGAAGAGGCAAAACTTTCCTGCAACAGGAACCGGCTTTTTTCCTTTCCCGGCAGTTCTTACTTGAGAATTTCCGAAGGCTGCAATCACTTTTGTTCCTACTGTGCCATTCCCCTCATTCGCGGCTCGCTTCGTAGTGTGCCGATGGAACAGATCGTGGAAGAGGCCGCCCGGCTTATCAGGAACGGCGTGAAAGAGATCAACCTCGTGGCCCAGGATCTTGCCGCCTACGGAACGGACCAGGGGACAGCCTCCCTGTTTCCCGAGCTTCTGAGGCGCCTTTCCTCCCTGGAGGGGGAGTTCTGGCTTCGCATGCTTTACATCCATCCCGATCATTTTCCCAAAGAGATTTTCCCCATCCTGCGGGCCGATTCCCGGATCCTTCCCTATTTCGATATTCCCCTTCAACATGCGCATCCGAAGATTCTCTCGAGCATGGGGCGCCGGGGAGATGCGGCAGGCTACCTGGCCTTGATCAGGGAGATCCGTTCAGCACTTCCCGATGCCACAATACGATCCACCTTTCTTCTCGGCTACCCGGGAGAGGGGAGGAAGGAAGTCGCCGCTTTGGAGTCCTTTATCGCCGAAGCACGGCTCGACTGGGCCGGTTTCTTCCTGTTCAGCCGTGAAGAGGGTACAAGGGCTGCTTTTCTGCGCGGACCGCTGATGCATCGTCTTGCCATGCCCGCCGCAGAAAGGCGCCTTCGACGCTTTCAGGAACTTCAGGAGTCCATCAGCATGGAACGGGCCGCATCGAGGGTCGGTATCGAGACAAAGGTTTTGATTGAAGAGCCTGTTAAAGAAGAGGATGTAGCCCTCGGCCGGGCGTGGTTCCAGGCCCCTGAGGTGGATGGGGCTACGGTCGTTTCCGCTCCGGATCTTAAGGCCGGCGATTGGATGACCTGTCGAATTGTACGAAGCAACGGATTTGATCTGGAGGCTGTCTGTGTATGA
- a CDS encoding ATP-dependent helicase yields MSEGDVSAYLDALNRAQREAVLYEGPSLLILAGAGSGKTRVITSKIAYMIDRLGYDPYSILAVTFTNKAAGEMRQRVAEMVPDGGAKVMIRTFHSFGAWLCRRHAKLLELDPNFTIYDDEDSLTLLHALEEGKKRRELAPYAHLISRAKDYALSPDDDLESLSRDPDFPRLYRSYEKRLREMGNVDFGDLILLPVRLLQDFPEVRDRFHGRFRVILVDEYQDSNVAQYHLLRELAGPNTAVCVVGDDDQSIYRFRGAEVKNIVTFPDTFPGTKVIRLEENYRSTGRILQAASEVVANNRSRLGKTLRPTKGEGVKVRVCFLSDQNDEAEYCAGLLSDGNLDGTAILYRTNAQSAAFETCFLRRGIPYKVVGALRFYEREEIKDALALLALLQNPKDEVAFRRIVNKPTRGIGSKSVGKLCDHGGRFCSGDLLAACAQADTILSGKGARGAGAFFAVMEEIGRLVEHSDLAQALQEALSLSGLLDYYRQDEVAMSQKSENLQQLVAAAAEYPSGREGLSAFLEDLELDRSRLGGQDPSNENGVTLITMHNTKGLEFDRVIITGMEEGLFPGRGADDEDELEEERRIFYVSITRARYELYLTGCRRRTIWGRTEMRLPSRFLRELPKEVIEEERGFENLSAASGALSTRDYWLETASFGSGKEHGKDVEDYQGFPPETMVYHDDYGRGQVIAAVMRDGELVVTVRFETGREAEFLPRYSGLERIGDEW; encoded by the coding sequence ATGAGTGAAGGTGATGTTTCTGCCTACCTTGATGCTCTGAACCGGGCCCAGCGTGAGGCTGTCCTGTATGAAGGGCCTTCTCTTTTGATCCTCGCCGGTGCCGGATCGGGAAAAACCAGGGTGATCACCTCGAAAATTGCCTACATGATCGACCGACTCGGTTATGATCCCTATTCCATTCTGGCGGTTACCTTTACTAATAAGGCGGCAGGGGAGATGCGTCAGCGGGTTGCCGAAATGGTTCCCGACGGTGGTGCTAAGGTTATGATCCGCACCTTCCACTCCTTCGGTGCCTGGCTTTGCCGCAGGCATGCCAAGCTTCTGGAACTTGATCCCAATTTTACCATCTATGACGACGAAGACAGCCTTACCCTGCTTCATGCTTTGGAAGAAGGTAAGAAACGACGGGAGCTTGCCCCCTATGCCCATCTTATAAGCCGTGCCAAGGACTATGCCCTGTCTCCCGATGACGATCTTGAATCCCTTAGTCGAGATCCTGATTTTCCTCGTCTCTATCGCAGCTACGAAAAGCGGCTTCGGGAGATGGGAAATGTTGATTTTGGGGATCTCATTCTTCTTCCTGTGCGGCTTTTGCAGGATTTTCCCGAGGTACGGGATCGCTTTCACGGGCGGTTTCGGGTCATCCTTGTCGATGAATATCAGGATTCCAACGTTGCCCAGTACCATTTGCTGAGGGAATTGGCAGGACCGAACACCGCGGTCTGTGTGGTCGGCGACGATGATCAGTCTATTTATCGATTTCGGGGGGCCGAGGTAAAGAATATCGTTACCTTTCCCGATACCTTCCCGGGCACGAAAGTGATCAGGCTCGAGGAGAACTACCGCTCTACCGGTAGGATTCTCCAGGCCGCTTCGGAGGTGGTCGCCAATAATCGAAGCAGGCTGGGTAAAACCCTTCGGCCGACAAAGGGGGAAGGGGTTAAGGTTCGAGTCTGCTTTCTCTCCGATCAAAATGACGAGGCCGAGTATTGTGCAGGCTTGCTCTCCGACGGAAATCTTGACGGCACGGCCATTTTATACCGGACCAATGCCCAGTCTGCAGCCTTTGAGACCTGTTTTCTCCGTCGGGGAATTCCCTACAAGGTGGTAGGAGCCCTGCGTTTTTATGAGCGTGAAGAGATCAAGGATGCTCTTGCCCTGCTTGCCCTTCTGCAGAATCCGAAGGATGAGGTTGCCTTTCGACGTATCGTCAATAAGCCGACCAGGGGAATCGGGTCAAAGTCGGTGGGAAAGCTATGTGACCATGGAGGGCGGTTCTGCTCGGGGGATCTCCTGGCCGCCTGTGCGCAGGCGGATACCATTCTTTCCGGCAAAGGTGCCCGCGGGGCCGGAGCGTTTTTTGCCGTCATGGAGGAAATCGGACGGCTCGTCGAACACTCCGATCTTGCCCAGGCACTGCAGGAGGCCCTGAGCCTTTCCGGACTCCTTGATTATTATCGGCAGGATGAGGTTGCCATGAGCCAGAAGAGTGAAAACCTCCAGCAGCTGGTGGCGGCGGCGGCGGAATACCCCTCAGGCAGAGAGGGCTTGTCAGCCTTTCTTGAGGATCTTGAACTGGACCGTTCTCGTTTGGGGGGGCAGGACCCGTCGAATGAGAACGGGGTGACCCTTATCACCATGCACAACACAAAGGGCCTCGAATTCGACAGGGTCATCATTACGGGTATGGAGGAGGGCCTTTTCCCCGGCAGGGGGGCAGACGATGAAGACGAGCTTGAAGAAGAGCGGCGTATCTTTTATGTCAGCATTACCAGGGCACGATACGAGCTGTATCTCACCGGCTGCCGACGCCGTACCATCTGGGGGCGGACCGAAATGAGGCTACCTTCGCGATTTCTACGTGAATTACCGAAAGAGGTCATAGAAGAGGAACGCGGTTTTGAGAATCTCTCGGCCGCCTCCGGGGCCCTGTCGACCAGGGATTACTGGCTGGAGACGGCATCTTTCGGTTCCGGAAAGGAACATGGAAAAGATGTGGAGGATTACCAAGGATTTCCTCCCGAAACCATGGTATACCACGATGATTACGGCAGGGGCCAGGTGATTGCCGCCGTGATGCGGGATGGGGAACTTGTTGTGACGGTCCGTTTTGAGACTGGGAGGGAGGCTGAGTTTTTGCCTCGATATAGCGGATTGGAGAGGATCGGCGATGAGTGGTGA
- a CDS encoding ferredoxin, producing MKYRIEIDKDVCIACGLCEHQFPNYFKIGRSHAEYLGSQPLTVEDEVTAERLACLGQECPTSALLIAFVSSTVLR from the coding sequence ATGAAGTATCGTATAGAAATTGATAAGGATGTATGCATCGCCTGTGGTCTTTGCGAACATCAGTTCCCCAATTATTTTAAAATCGGTCGCAGCCATGCCGAATATCTCGGATCTCAACCCCTTACCGTTGAGGACGAGGTGACGGCAGAGCGTTTGGCATGTCTTGGACAAGAATGTCCGACATCGGCCCTTCTCATCGCCTTCGTTTCTTCCACAGTGCTGCGATAA
- the rplM gene encoding 50S ribosomal protein L13, with the protein MKTIMKKSGDQETKWYVVDAEGKRLGRVAEKVARVLRGKNKPEFLYHQDLGDYVIILNAAKADLSGNKKNAKFYYRHSGYPGGLTMESYEKMVQRKPTFPLEHAIKGMLPKGPLGRELFRHVKVYAGADHPHTAQKPETLEI; encoded by the coding sequence ATGAAGACGATCATGAAGAAAAGCGGCGACCAGGAGACAAAATGGTATGTGGTCGACGCCGAAGGCAAACGCCTTGGCCGAGTTGCCGAGAAGGTTGCTAGGGTTCTGCGTGGGAAGAACAAACCGGAATTCCTGTATCACCAGGATCTGGGTGATTATGTCATAATTCTCAATGCGGCAAAGGCCGATTTGAGTGGAAACAAGAAAAACGCGAAATTCTATTACCGGCACTCCGGTTATCCCGGCGGTCTCACAATGGAGAGCTACGAGAAGATGGTCCAGCGTAAGCCAACCTTTCCTCTGGAGCATGCGATCAAGGGAATGCTTCCCAAAGGCCCTCTCGGAAGAGAGCTTTTTCGTCACGTAAAGGTCTATGCTGGAGCGGATCATCCCCATACGGCGCAGAAGCCCGAGACCCTTGAAATCTAA
- the rpsI gene encoding 30S ribosomal protein S9: MVKNLSLGTGRRKTAVARVYLREGSGAVSVNGKSVDDYFNNPSFVYVVRQPLAVTASEGKFDIVINVKGGGPSGQAGACRHGLARALVEYDAGNLTSLRANGFLTRDSRMVERKKYGQRGARRRFQFSKR, translated from the coding sequence GTGGTAAAGAATCTTTCATTAGGAACAGGTAGAAGGAAAACAGCGGTAGCCAGGGTTTACCTTAGAGAAGGTAGTGGAGCCGTATCCGTGAATGGAAAGAGTGTTGATGATTATTTCAATAATCCCTCTTTTGTCTATGTGGTCAGACAACCCCTTGCAGTGACCGCTAGTGAAGGTAAATTCGATATTGTTATCAATGTTAAGGGCGGTGGGCCCTCGGGGCAGGCGGGAGCGTGTCGTCATGGTCTTGCCAGAGCCCTTGTAGAATACGATGCAGGAAACCTGACTTCACTCCGGGCAAACGGTTTTCTTACCAGAGATTCCCGAATGGTGGAACGGAAGAAATACGGTCAGCGCGGAGCACGGAGAAGATTCCAGTTCTCCAAACGATAA
- a CDS encoding regulatory protein RecX produces MVLQSIRQGVEGRGVYLTISDGSSFFVPGECIFTLHLVEGMEIGEELFYAIEEQSCMLSAWTKALDLVGRREHSAFELRGKLSRRGFSDQVIHSVISRLEELHLLDDKRFSEMWVGSRIRRHPEGKAKLLAGLASKGVDRTIARTVVDTLLGPEEETAALEAAARKLFRKDGVSRKSMAASLARKGFSRSNVMRTVEKFFGPSEGLH; encoded by the coding sequence GTGGTTCTTCAGAGCATACGCCAGGGAGTCGAAGGAAGAGGTGTATATCTCACCATTTCCGACGGCTCCTCTTTTTTTGTTCCGGGTGAATGTATTTTCACCCTACATCTTGTAGAAGGAATGGAAATCGGCGAAGAGTTGTTCTATGCTATTGAAGAGCAGTCTTGTATGCTTTCGGCATGGACCAAGGCCCTTGATCTTGTCGGGAGGCGGGAACACAGCGCTTTCGAACTTCGTGGAAAGCTTTCGCGTCGCGGTTTTTCCGACCAAGTGATTCATTCGGTGATATCTCGCTTGGAGGAACTCCACCTTCTCGACGATAAGCGATTTTCCGAGATGTGGGTGGGATCAAGAATACGCCGACATCCTGAAGGGAAAGCGAAGTTGCTGGCGGGGCTGGCGTCGAAAGGGGTCGATCGGACCATTGCCCGAACGGTCGTCGATACCCTTTTAGGACCTGAAGAGGAAACTGCGGCTCTTGAAGCGGCCGCCCGAAAACTGTTTCGCAAAGATGGTGTTTCGCGGAAGTCTATGGCGGCATCTCTGGCACGAAAGGGATTTTCCCGATCGAACGTTATGCGGACTGTTGAGAAGTTTTTTGGTCCTTCGGAAGGTTTGCATTGA
- a CDS encoding response regulator, which produces MAKNGKKVRIFSALEVANICGVVNQTAINWIKSNHLKAFTTPGGQYRIYAEDLLSFLEGRGMRIPEELEDLQRQKDQDKVLIIDDDRELNDMLKQFFSRKMPDWQISQAFDGFEAGVVLSREKPDIVILDIDLPGVNGHQLCTKIKKDESLGSPVIISVSGLDDEAESEKIISEGADAFFAKPVDFGSLLAAVQDLVAARG; this is translated from the coding sequence ATGGCCAAAAATGGGAAAAAAGTGAGGATCTTTTCCGCACTTGAAGTCGCCAATATTTGTGGAGTTGTGAATCAAACTGCGATAAACTGGATAAAAAGCAATCATTTGAAGGCATTCACCACGCCCGGAGGTCAATACCGAATTTATGCCGAAGATTTGCTCTCGTTTCTCGAAGGGCGAGGTATGCGAATCCCCGAAGAGCTTGAAGACCTGCAGCGCCAGAAAGATCAAGATAAAGTTCTTATAATTGATGATGATCGAGAGCTGAATGATATGCTGAAACAATTTTTTTCCCGCAAGATGCCCGATTGGCAGATTAGTCAGGCTTTTGACGGCTTTGAAGCCGGTGTCGTTTTAAGTCGGGAGAAACCCGATATCGTCATCTTGGATATCGATCTCCCGGGAGTCAACGGACACCAGCTTTGCACCAAAATTAAAAAAGATGAGAGCCTCGGTTCGCCGGTTATCATTTCCGTGAGCGGCCTGGACGATGAGGCGGAGTCAGAAAAGATTATCAGCGAGGGTGCCGACGCCTTTTTTGCCAAGCCTGTTGATTTCGGTTCCCTTCTTGCTGCCGTTCAGGATCTTGTGGCTGCCAGGGGGTAG
- a CDS encoding response regulator: MHEERKGLVLIVEDEDSIRLTLRDYLQKKGFKVLVASDGVGAIKQLLDHAIKVIVTDYRMDILGGDYWIKFLDTYCKDKRIFITSGFLRPEFSIPFEVIYKPFDYALLAEKVGDALDSELQV; this comes from the coding sequence ATGCATGAGGAACGAAAAGGCCTTGTTTTAATTGTGGAGGATGAGGATTCCATACGTCTTACCCTCCGTGACTATCTTCAGAAGAAAGGTTTTAAGGTGCTGGTTGCTTCCGATGGTGTCGGCGCTATAAAGCAGCTTCTGGATCATGCCATAAAAGTTATAGTGACCGATTATCGTATGGATATTCTCGGCGGAGATTACTGGATAAAATTTCTTGATACCTATTGCAAGGATAAACGCATCTTCATCACGAGCGGATTTCTTCGACCGGAATTCAGTATCCCCTTTGAAGTGATCTACAAGCCTTTCGATTATGCGTTACTGGCGGAAAAGGTGGGAGACGCCCTCGATTCTGAATTGCAGGTTTGA
- a CDS encoding acylphosphatase, whose protein sequence is MAAYRIAVSGRVQGVGFRYSAKLAADRARINGWVRNEYDGSVLLYAEGSLKACQAFIAWCKEGPSMARIDTVRVKEVPPEGIRGFSVRY, encoded by the coding sequence TTGGCAGCCTACCGAATTGCCGTGTCGGGACGGGTCCAGGGGGTCGGTTTTCGCTACTCGGCAAAGCTGGCCGCCGACCGTGCGCGAATCAATGGGTGGGTACGCAACGAATATGACGGAAGCGTTCTTCTTTATGCTGAAGGAAGCCTGAAGGCGTGTCAGGCGTTCATCGCGTGGTGCAAGGAAGGTCCGTCGATGGCCAGAATCGACACTGTACGCGTAAAGGAAGTTCCACCCGAAGGCATACGCGGCTTTTCCGTTCGTTATTGA
- the eno gene encoding phosphopyruvate hydratase codes for MSTIEFIEAREILDSRGNPTVEVDVVLEDGSMGRAAVPSGASTGVHEAVELRDGDKSRFMGKGVLKAVENVNDTLAGELVGLDVLDQVDIDRTMIELDGTENKAKLGANAILGVSMAVARAAADFLGVPLFKYLGAYHATVLPVPMANILNGGSHADNSVDFQEFMVMPVGAQNVRGGIRMIAEVFHNLKSILKDKGYSTAVGDEGGFAPNLKSNEEACELILQAIEKAGYRPGEDVMIALDPAASEFYDEKSGKYKLRWSTGAEYSSTEMADYWASWTEKYPIISLEDGMAEDDWEGWKYLTDKIGKKVQLVGDDLFVTNTKRLRKGISEGIANSILIKVNQIGTLTETFEAVDMAKRAGYTAVVSHRSGETEDSFIADLVVGLETGQIKTGSLSRTDRLAKYNQLMRIEDYLEGVAEYPGMKAFYSIKR; via the coding sequence ATGAGTACTATTGAATTTATTGAAGCAAGAGAAATTCTCGACTCCCGTGGTAACCCCACTGTGGAAGTTGATGTCGTTCTTGAAGATGGATCCATGGGACGTGCGGCTGTTCCATCGGGGGCCTCGACCGGTGTACATGAGGCCGTGGAACTTCGCGACGGCGATAAGAGCCGTTTCATGGGAAAGGGCGTGCTCAAGGCCGTGGAAAATGTCAACGACACCCTTGCCGGTGAGCTGGTTGGACTGGATGTCCTCGACCAGGTTGATATCGACCGCACCATGATCGAACTCGACGGCACCGAGAACAAGGCAAAACTTGGTGCCAACGCCATTCTGGGTGTATCCATGGCGGTAGCAAGGGCAGCCGCCGACTTTCTCGGTGTGCCTCTTTTCAAGTATCTCGGAGCCTACCACGCAACCGTTCTTCCGGTTCCCATGGCCAACATTCTCAACGGCGGCTCTCATGCCGACAACTCCGTGGACTTCCAGGAGTTTATGGTCATGCCCGTCGGCGCCCAGAATGTCCGCGGCGGCATTCGCATGATCGCCGAGGTGTTCCACAACCTCAAATCCATCCTGAAGGACAAGGGTTACAGCACAGCAGTGGGAGACGAGGGCGGTTTCGCACCCAACCTGAAGAGCAATGAAGAGGCTTGTGAGCTTATTCTTCAGGCCATCGAAAAAGCGGGATACCGCCCAGGCGAAGATGTCATGATTGCTCTCGATCCTGCCGCAAGCGAGTTCTACGACGAAAAGAGCGGCAAGTATAAGCTTCGCTGGTCCACCGGCGCAGAATACTCAAGTACCGAAATGGCCGATTACTGGGCAAGCTGGACAGAGAAATATCCGATCATCAGCCTCGAAGACGGCATGGCCGAAGACGACTGGGAAGGCTGGAAATACCTCACCGACAAGATCGGCAAGAAGGTACAGCTGGTGGGTGACGACCTGTTTGTAACAAACACCAAGCGTCTGAGAAAAGGAATCAGCGAGGGCATTGCAAACTCCATCCTCATCAAGGTAAATCAGATTGGAACCCTTACCGAAACCTTCGAAGCAGTCGATATGGCGAAGAGGGCCGGTTATACCGCCGTTGTTTCTCACCGATCGGGCGAGACCGAAGACAGCTTCATCGCGGATCTGGTTGTCGGACTGGAGACGGGACAGATCAAGACCGGTTCTTTGAGCCGAACCGACCGACTGGCTAAGTACAACCAGCTTATGAGAATCGAGGATTATCTCGAAGGCGTCGCCGAATATCCCGGCATGAAGGCCTTTTATTCCATCAAACGCTAA
- the proS gene encoding proline--tRNA ligase: MRYRHLFGKTLRSTPQDVKSEGLSFLLRGGFIRPLGHGLYSYLPLGIKMVEKLRKIIREEMDRLGGQEVSVPLVNPADIWKRSGREHLIDRDMIRFSDRSGRRYVLSPSHEEAFVELARYGLRSYRDFPVLLFQFQRKFRDEERVRQGLVRLKEFEMKDAYSFHRSATALNNFFPKMFAAYERIFSRCGLDILTAESGVGYMRGEKAYEFLLPSDLGDDVVMSCPVCGYRANRHVARGRKQYSQGVPGRMEEVPTPGIQTIDGVSEFLGVQNSSLMKSIVYRTPDGYAMAVVRGDYDISEEKLSAYLGKPLIAFAGPSELTSLGLVPGCLGPLSAPSTLPVVVDDSVAGSVNLITGGGKPDTHILNCNFGRDFESEHVVDIAMIRKSDRCIQCGTPLEAVRAIELGNIFKLGDFYAKGMELVFREENGKRLYPHMGSYGIGIDRLLGAIAETKRDARGLLWPPSLAPYRFFLMGIGKGESVRREVEQLYASISEDTLIDDRSESPGVKFKDSELMGIPWRIVISASTLEDGRAELYDRRADRRRLVPLADIRSVVRALREES; this comes from the coding sequence ATGAGATACCGTCATCTGTTCGGTAAAACACTCAGAAGTACTCCTCAGGATGTAAAGAGCGAGGGGCTTTCGTTTTTGCTTCGCGGAGGTTTTATACGCCCGCTCGGGCATGGTCTTTATTCCTATCTTCCTCTTGGTATCAAGATGGTCGAAAAGCTGAGAAAGATCATCAGAGAGGAGATGGATCGTCTCGGTGGTCAGGAGGTTTCGGTACCGCTGGTAAACCCCGCCGATATTTGGAAGCGTTCGGGCCGGGAACACCTGATAGACCGCGATATGATCAGGTTCTCCGATCGGAGCGGACGCCGCTATGTCCTTTCTCCCAGCCACGAAGAGGCTTTTGTCGAATTGGCTCGCTACGGGCTCCGATCGTATCGGGATTTTCCCGTTCTTCTTTTTCAGTTCCAAAGGAAATTCCGGGATGAGGAACGGGTGCGTCAGGGGCTTGTTCGGCTGAAAGAGTTTGAAATGAAGGATGCCTACTCCTTTCATCGCAGCGCTACGGCCCTCAATAATTTTTTTCCGAAGATGTTTGCCGCCTACGAGCGGATTTTTTCTCGCTGCGGCCTTGATATTCTCACGGCGGAATCCGGAGTCGGATATATGCGGGGAGAAAAGGCCTATGAGTTCCTGCTTCCCAGCGACTTGGGCGACGATGTCGTCATGAGCTGCCCGGTTTGCGGATATCGGGCCAATCGCCATGTTGCACGGGGGAGGAAACAGTACAGCCAGGGGGTGCCGGGGCGGATGGAGGAGGTTCCCACTCCCGGCATCCAAACCATCGACGGGGTTTCCGAATTCCTCGGTGTACAGAATTCTTCACTCATGAAGTCTATTGTCTATCGTACTCCCGATGGCTATGCCATGGCGGTTGTTCGCGGCGACTACGACATCAGCGAGGAAAAGCTTTCCGCCTATCTTGGCAAACCCCTGATCGCCTTTGCCGGGCCCTCCGAACTTACCTCCCTCGGTCTGGTTCCCGGTTGTCTTGGTCCCCTCTCCGCTCCCTCTACGTTGCCCGTTGTCGTCGACGACAGTGTGGCAGGCTCGGTGAATCTCATCACCGGAGGGGGAAAACCCGATACCCATATTCTGAACTGCAATTTCGGCCGTGATTTCGAGAGCGAGCACGTTGTCGATATCGCCATGATAAGGAAATCGGATCGATGCATTCAATGCGGGACTCCGCTCGAAGCGGTTAGGGCCATCGAACTGGGGAATATCTTCAAGCTTGGAGATTTCTATGCGAAGGGAATGGAGCTTGTATTTAGAGAGGAGAACGGTAAGAGGCTCTATCCCCACATGGGTTCTTACGGAATCGGTATCGACAGGCTTCTCGGCGCTATTGCCGAAACGAAAAGAGACGCCCGTGGGCTGCTTTGGCCGCCTTCTCTGGCCCCTTACCGCTTTTTCCTGATGGGGATCGGCAAGGGAGAATCCGTAAGGAGGGAAGTGGAGCAACTCTATGCATCGATAAGTGAGGATACGCTTATCGACGACCGGAGCGAATCTCCCGGTGTTAAGTTCAAAGATTCGGAATTGATGGGAATTCCCTGGCGGATCGTAATCAGTGCTTCCACTCTGGAAGATGGACGGGCCGAACTCTACGATAGAAGAGCGGATAGGCGGAGGCTTGTGCCTCTTGCAGATATTCGTTCGGTGGTCAGGGCGCTCCGGGAGGAGTCGTGA
- a CDS encoding GNAT family N-acetyltransferase: MGHRVILSSEVVDQIIFAMENQEESFLFHMEKLEVVPAAGFETEDEGESLSEKLVSIPRWSSADGFRLMEKFVSSLNNPMYREELSRALAGGKGVFRRFKDILKNHGPLEKLWYSFKEHEMRQTVRDWFHRNEEARDLASLGPEPEETGELVLSDFPLEVQTLPEPVEEELVEYCFQRLFPESEELLFRSFVEECMLVLENGDEVVMVSAAAPDGGRAGFALMAGFNAEEGFVFRLPLLFVDPRFRGLGLAKLLIEQVREEAAAREAAGLLLDVPGNGAVLLPFLEEAGFSTVRRSCFVNLRLQ, from the coding sequence ATGGGCCATCGGGTCATCCTTTCATCCGAGGTGGTGGATCAGATCATTTTTGCCATGGAAAACCAGGAAGAGAGCTTTCTTTTTCATATGGAGAAGCTTGAGGTAGTTCCTGCTGCGGGTTTTGAAACGGAGGATGAGGGTGAATCCCTATCCGAAAAACTGGTTTCCATACCGCGTTGGTCGTCTGCCGACGGCTTTCGGCTCATGGAAAAATTCGTTTCGAGCCTGAATAACCCCATGTATCGGGAGGAACTTAGTCGTGCCCTTGCCGGAGGAAAGGGGGTCTTTCGGCGGTTTAAGGATATTCTCAAGAATCATGGTCCGCTTGAGAAGTTGTGGTACTCCTTCAAAGAACATGAGATGCGGCAAACGGTGCGGGATTGGTTTCACAGGAATGAAGAGGCCCGAGACCTTGCCTCTCTTGGTCCGGAACCGGAAGAGACCGGCGAGCTTGTGCTTAGTGATTTCCCGCTTGAGGTACAGACCCTCCCGGAGCCGGTGGAAGAGGAGCTGGTGGAATATTGTTTTCAGAGGCTTTTTCCGGAGTCCGAGGAACTTCTCTTTCGCAGTTTTGTCGAGGAGTGCATGCTTGTGCTGGAAAACGGAGACGAGGTGGTAATGGTCTCCGCCGCCGCCCCTGACGGTGGTCGTGCCGGTTTTGCTCTTATGGCTGGATTCAATGCCGAAGAAGGGTTTGTGTTTCGTCTGCCTCTGCTCTTCGTGGATCCCCGTTTTCGGGGACTTGGCCTTGCAAAGCTATTGATAGAACAGGTACGGGAAGAGGCTGCCGCAAGAGAGGCTGCTGGTTTGCTGCTGGATGTCCCTGGTAATGGCGCGGTTTTGCTTCCTTTTCTGGAAGAGGCCGGCTTTAGCACTGTTCGGCGAAGTTGTTTTGTGAATTTACGCTTACAATAG